In Mercurialis annua linkage group LG6, ddMerAnnu1.2, whole genome shotgun sequence, the following are encoded in one genomic region:
- the LOC126654111 gene encoding methyl-CpG-binding domain-containing protein 4-like — protein MATQEDNQITPKTSSNVRGGVGVVRSVDTYAAQCEKCLKWRVITTQEEYEEIRSKIIENPFVCDRKSGVSCEDLADLELNASRTWVIDKPGIPKTPEGFKRSLVLRRDFSKMDAYYITPTGKKLRTRNEIAGFLDANPKYKGVSIDDFNFTSPKVMDETIPEDVKKANAAAAASSNKKVKVLKD, from the exons ATGGCGACGCAAGAAGACAACCAAATAACCCCTAAAACGTCGTCG AATGTGCGAGGAGGAGTAGGGGTAGTGCGGTCTGTTGATACATACGCTGCACAATGTGAAAAATGTTTGAAATGGAGAGTGATTACAACTCAAGAAGAGTACGAGGAAATCAGAAGCAAAATCATTGAAAATCCCTTTGTCTGCGACAGAAAGTCTGGTGTATCTTGTGAGGATCTTGCTGATCTCGAGTTGAATGCAAGTCGAACGTGGGTCATTGACAAGCCTGGAATCCCTAAGACCCCAGAAGGCTTTAAGAGGAGCTTGGTGCTCAGACGTGATTTTTCCAAAATGGATGCTTACTACATCACTCCTACAGGGAAGAAACTAAGAACGAGAAATGAAATCGCAGGATTTTTAGACGCAAATCCAAAATACAAAGGTGTATCTATTGATGACTTCAATTTCACTTCTCCAAAGGTAATGGATGAAACTATCCCAGAAGATGTGAAGAAGGCTaatgctgctgctgctgctagCAGCAATAAAAAAGTTAAGGTGTTGAAGGACTGA